Proteins co-encoded in one Vicia villosa cultivar HV-30 ecotype Madison, WI unplaced genomic scaffold, Vvil1.0 ctg.000567F_1_1, whole genome shotgun sequence genomic window:
- the LOC131629446 gene encoding transcription factor GTE4-like, which translates to MASGPTDGAKERQRYIEGKVYRRRVFRGTKRNPNVGDTVASATTNAKDNKVPTTTVTNDIDDNKNINNDEAKSNVLAQPVVPQLAVSEDGDLAQAEGSSRLEDGNSPQQQLEDQNLGGEQVSSRTGDGNSPQRQLKEQNLAQPQASLRTGDENSPQQLFQDQKLVGQQVGSRTEDGNSPQQLKEKNLAQPQANLRTDDGNSPQQNLEDQKLVGQHVSSRTEDGNSPQQQLKEQDSAQPQASLRTGDGNSPQQLFEGQSLGQPQTSSRTGDGNSPQQLFEDQSLGQPQTSSRTGDGNSPQLQFEDQNLAQAHVSSRAGDKNSPRPQSSTHKDVNSPQPQENSRPDDGNISQLEVSSRLEDGSLPHPELISKLDDRASLQQDNSVLEDEDLSQPQVNLGLDEGSSLQPLVNSTLEDQNLAQPPSPPVSDHLHSHQQPEPSNVNIRREDDRSSSPIHNHGAISDDLHNHQQAEPSNPNVQQEDDGPLSPIYGHGAVPSTGYRHSENMTVEPSQEDRFKINLALKSKQEKQEIRWKLENELGVVRNLVKKIEVKQGHVGAYGNSNVGVYGNSNVGAYGNSNVGAYSNSNVGAYGNSNVVLGGGISNGGGAKRAHSEVASAGVSRQPTRPLHQLSFPMFHNSQGVGENVEKEKRMPKANQFYHNSEFLLAKDKFPPAESNKKSKLNWKKQGGGEMGPGLRMGSKFFKSCSSLLEKLMKHKHGWVFNSPVDVEGLGLHDYFTIITHPMDLGTVKTRLNKNWYKSPKEFAEDVRLTFDNAMTYNPEGQDVHVMAEQLSKVFEDRWAIIESDYNREMRFGMEYGAPSPLPRRAPTFTPPPLDMRRILDRSESLARTPRSMNNTPSSRTPAPKKPKAKDPNKRDMTFDEKQKLSTNLQGLPPEKLDAIVHIIKRRNLALNQHDDEIEVDIDSVDAETLWELDRFVTNYKKSLSKNKRRAEVARARAEALQNSIQRSQPPAMIEISREPQADERNVPPSLPMQGGSQADNRSRSSSSSSSSSDSGSSSSDSDSDSSSASGSDAGSQGT; encoded by the exons ATGGCTTCGGGGCCTACGGATGGAGCTAAAGAGAGGCAGAGATACATCGAAGGTAAGGTTTACAGAAGGAGAGTTTTCAGAGGTACCAAGAGAAACCCTAACGTAGGGGATACTGTAGCTTCTGCCACCACAAATGCTAAAGATAATAAAGTTCCCACTACTACAGTCACCAATGATATCGATGATAACAAGAACATTAATAACGATGAAGCCAAGAGTAATGTTTTGGCTCAGCCAGTGGTTCCTCAATTGGCGGTGTCGGAGGATGGGGATTTAGCTCAGGCTGAAGGGAGTTCAAGATTGGAGGATGGAAATTCACCACAACAGCAATTGGAGGACCAGAATTTGGGTGGGGAACAAGTGAGTTCAAGAACAGGGGATGGGAATTCACCTCAGCGGCAATTAAAGGAGCAGAATTTGGCTCAGCCACAAGCAAGTTTGAGAACAGGGGATGAGAATTCACCCCAGCAGCTATTCCAGGACCAGAAATTGGTTGGGCAACAAGTGGGTTCAAGAACAGAGGATGGGAATTCACCTCAGCAGTTAAAGGAGAAGAATTTGGCTCAGCCTCAAGCAAATTTGAGAACAGATGATGGGAATTCACCCCAACAGAATTTGGAGGACCAGAAGTTGGTTGGGCAACACGTGAGTTCAAGAACAGAGGATGGGAATTCACCTCAGCAGCAATTAAAGGAGCAGGATTCGGCTCAGCCACAAGCAAGTTTGAGAACAGGGGATGGGAATTCACCCCAGCAGCTATTCGAGGGCCAGAGTTTGGGTCAGCCACAAACGAGTTCGAGAACAGGGGATGGGAATTCACCCCAGCAGCTATTTGAGGACCAGAGTTTGGGTCAGCCACAAACGAGTTCGAGAACAGGGGATGGGAATTCACCCCAGCTGCAATTTGAGGACCAGAATTTGGCTCAGGCACATGTGAGTTCAAGAGCAGGGGATAAGAATTCACCCCGGCCTCAAAGCTCAACCCATAAGGATGTGAATTCTCCTCAGCCTCAGGAAAATTCAAGACCAGATGATGGGAACATTTCTCAGCTAGAAGTGAGTTCAAGATTGGAGGACGGGAGTTTGCCTCACCCGGAATTAATTTCCAAGTTGGATGACAGGGCTTCTCTGCAGCAAGATAATTCAGTGTTGGAAGATGAGGATTTGTCTCAGCCACAAGTGAATTTGGGATTGGATGAAGGGAGTTCACTTCAACCACTAGTCAATTCCACATTAGAGGATCAGAATCTGGCTCAGCCGCCCTCGCCACCAGTTTCTGACCACTTGCACAGCCATCAGCAGCCCGAGCCTTCTAACGTCAATATACGGCGGGAGGATGATAGATCTTCAAGCCCCATCCATAATCACGGGGCAATTTCCGATGACTTGCATAACCATCAGCAGGCTGAACCTTCTAACCCCAATGTTCAGCAGGAGGATGATGGACCTTTGAGCCCCATTTATGGGCATGGGGCAGTTCCTAGCACTGGGTATCGACATTCTGAGAATATGACCGTGGAGCCGAGTCAAGAGGACCGATTCAAGATCAATCTGGCCTTGAAGTCAAAGCAGGAGAAACAAGAGATACGCTGGAAGCTTGAAAATGAGCTTGGTGTAGTGAGAAATTTGGTCAAGAAGATTGAAGTGAAACAGGGGCATGTTGGTGCTTATGGCAATTCAAATGTAGGTGTTTATGGAAATTCAAATGTAGGTGCTTATGGAAATTCAAATGTAGGTGCTTATAGCAATTCAAATGTAGGTGCTTATGGCAATTCAAATGTAGTGTTGGGTGGTGGGATCTCTAATGGAGGTGGAGCAAAGCGTGCTCACTCAGAGGTAGCATCTGCTGGTGTTTCGCGACAACCTACCAGGCCTTTGCACCAGTTAAGTTTTCCAATGTTCCATAATAGTCAAGGGGTCGGTGAAAATGTTGAGAAGGAAAAGAGAATGCCTAAAGCAAACCAGTTTTATCATAACTCAGAGTTCCTGCTTGCAAAAGATAAATTCCCACCTGCAGAGAGCAACAAGAAGTCAAAattgaattggaagaagcaaggtGGTGGAGAAATGGGTCCTGGGCTTCGAATGGGATCCAAGTTTTTCAAGAGCTGTAGTTCACTGCTTGAAAAATTGATGAAACACAAGCATGGGTGGGTGTTTAATTCTCCTGTTGATGTCGAGGGTCTTGGTTTGCATGACTATTTTACGATCATCACTCATCCAATGGACTTAGGAACTGTGAAGACAAGGCTGAACAAGAATTGGTACAAATCACCGAAGGAATTTGCAGAGGATGTGAGACTCACTTTTGATAATGCTATGACATATAATCCAGAGGGACAGGATGTTCATGTGATGGCAGAGCAATTATCAAAGGTTTTCGAGGACAGGTGGGCTATAATAGAGTCAGATTACAATCGTGAGATGAGATTTGGCATGGAGTATGGTGCACCTTCACCTTTGCCTAGAAGGGCTCCTACGTTTACTCCACCGCCTCTAGATATGCGACGAATTTTGGACAGATCTGAATCTTTGGCACGAACTCCAAGATCTATGAACAATACTCCATCAAGTAGAACCCCAGCCCCAAAAAAGCCAAAGGCAAAAGATCCGAATAAAAGAGACATGACATTTGATGAAAAGCAAAAACTAAGCACAAACCTTCAGGGTTTACCTCCAGAGAAGCTTGATGCTATTGTACACATCATTAAGAGGAGAAATTTAGCCTTGAATCAACATGATGATGAAATTGAAGTGGACATTGACAGCGTGGATGCTGAGACTCTTTGGGAGCTTGATAGATTTGTGACCAACTATAAGAAAAGTTTGAGCAAGAACAAGAGGAGGGCTGAAGTTGCTCGAGCGAGAGCAGAAGCTTTGCAGAATTCCATCCAGAGG AGCCAGCCACCAGCTATGATAGAGATTTCTAGAGAACCACAAGCAG ATGAAAGAAATGTTCCCCCATCCTTGCCTATGCAAGGGGGGAGTCAAGCAGATAATAGAAGTAGATCAAGTAGTTCAAGCAGCTCTAGTAGTGATTCTGGGTCTTCTTCAAGTG ATTCTGATAGTGA